CGACTCGATGGCGGACCGCGACTTCACCGTCGGCCACCGGATCCACGGCAACATCGCGTCGCTGCTGGCCGGGACCCCCGCCCACGTGATCGTGCACGACAGCCGCACGCGCGAGCTGTGCGAGTACTTCGAGATCCCGCACACGCACGTGTCGCGCCAGACGCTCGAGGACACCCCGGAGCGACTCTTCGGGGCCTCCGACTACAAGCCGTTGATCGCGAACCACCCCGAGCGGGTGGCGCGCTTCGCCGGCTTCCTGCAGCGTCACGGGCTGCGCCACGTGCTGGACCTGCCGGCCGGCGAGGCCCCGTTCGACCGCGCCGTGGCCCAGGTCGAGGTCCGCCCCGGCCTGGTGATCCGACCGCGCTCGAGCGAGCCCGAGATCCTCGACCTGCGGGCCTGGAACACGGCGCGCGCCGCCCACCAGGGCCTTGCTCGGGCCGAGGCCAGGATCCAGGCGCTCGAGGAGCAGTTGAAGGCCGCGCAGTCCTCGCGCTCCGGCCTGCGCGGCCTGCTGCGCCGCGACCGCTGACGATGCGCCCCGAGATCCAGGCCCTGCGGGCGATCGCCGTCCTGGCGGTCGTCGGCTTCCACCTGTGGCCGGGCCGCCTCAGCGGCGGCTACATCGGCGTCGACGTCTTCTTCGTCATCTCGGGGTTCCTCATCACCGGCCACCTCCTGCGCGAGGTCGACCGCGAGGACCGCGTCGACCTGGCGCGCTTCTGGGCCCGTCGGGCCCGCCGCCTGCTTCCCGCGGCGTACCTGGTCCTGCTGGTCTCGGCGATCGGCGTGCTGCTGTGGCTGCCGGCGGCGCAGTGGACGCAGAACTTCCGCGAGATCATCGGCTCGGCGCTCTACGTCCAGAACTGGGTCCTGGCCGCCGACTCGGTCGACTACCTGGCGGCCGACGGGATCCCCTCGACCGTCCAGCACTACTGGACGCTCTCGGTCGAGGAGCAGTTCTACCTCGTCTGGCCCCTGCTCGTCGTGGCGGCGCTCGTCGTCGCGCGCCGCACGGGCCGCGCCCGGCGTCCCGTCCTGCTGGCCGTGCTCGCGACGGTGACGCTGGCCAGCTTCGTGTACTCGCTGTGGCTGACGTCCCAGCACCCGCAGCTGGCGTACTTCGCCACGCCCGCCCGGGCCTGGCAGTTCGGGGCGGGCGCCGTGCTGGCGCTGCTCGTGGCCGCCGACCGGATCCGGTTGCCGCGCCGCGCCGCGATCGGGGCCTCGTGGCTCGGATTCGGCGTCATCGCGGTGTGCGCCCTGGCGTACGACGAGTCGACGCCGTTCCCCGGGACCGCGGCCATCGCGCCGGTGCTGGCGACGCTCCTGGTCATCGCGGCGGGCGCCCCGAGCGGCCGGCTCTCGCCGACTCCGCTGATGGCCTGGCGCCCGGTGCAGGCCACCGGCGACCTGTCGTACTCGATGTACCTGTGGCACTGGCCGCCGCTGATCCTGCTGCCCGAGATCCTCGACCGCGAGCTGGGGTTCGGTCCCCGGGTCGGCATCCTCGTCGGCACCTTCGTCCTCGCCTGGCTGACGGTCCGGTTCGTCGAGAACCCCATCCGCTTCGGCACCCGCTGGGGACTGCGCCGCCCGGCCGTGACGGGCCTGGCGTCCCTCGCGGCGGCCGCCGTCGTGGTCGCGGTGGCGACGTACGGCTGGCAGGCCGGGGACGCCGAGGAGCAGCGCGCCCAGGAGCTGACCCGGCGGGTCAACGCCGACATGCCCGACTGCTTCGGCGCGGCCTCCATGCCGGCGGCGGGGGAGTGCGACAACCCCGAGCTGGCCACCCTGCGGGTCCCGGCCGGTCCCGACGTCGGTCGCGACTTCGGCGGGCACCGCGAGTGCTGGGTCGTGAACGACGAGACCGAGCTCAAGTCGTGTGAGTTCGGTGACGCCACGGGCGTCCCGCACGTCGTCCTGCTCGGGGACTCCCACGCCCGCGCCCTGCTGCCGGCGTTCCTGCGCCTGGCGGAGATCGGCGAGCTCACCCTCACGACGCAGCTCAAGGGCGGCTGCGCCTGGTCGACCGACCTGCCCGGCCGCACCGCCGTGCCGGAGGTCCTGCAGACGTGCCCCGCCTGGCGCGAGAACGTCGCGGACTGGATCCGCGAGCACCGCGACGACATCGACCTCATCGTCACGACCGGCTACTCCCGCAACCTCGCCGGCTCACCGCAGCAGCGCGCCCGCGGCCTCTCGAAGGCGTGGAAAGAGGCGACATCGCTGGGGATCCCGGTCGCCGCCGTGGTCGACAACCCGGACCACGAGTCCCCTCCGGCGAAGTGCCTGGACCGCGTCGACGCGTGGGACGAGACCACCTGTGCGGTCCGCCGCGAGGACGCGTTCCCCTACGGGGACGCCTTCGGCGACGCGGCCCGGATGACCCCGGGGGCCGAGCGGATCGACATGACGGACTTCTACTGCCTGCGCGACGTCTGCCCCTCGATGATCGGCGGCGTGAACGTCTATCGCGACGGTCATCATTTCACTGCGACGTTCACCCGATCGCTCGCTCCGTTCCTGTGGAACCGCATCACGGAGCGGGTCGGACCGCTCGTCAGTGGCGACGCGTGAACGAGGGCTGCCGCTGCTCTCGATTTTGTGAAAGGGTTCCCAAACTCCTAGACTGACGGCGCGTCACGGCCCAAAATTCCCGTCATTCCGCGGCGCAGGAGCACCGTGACCATTCTTCGCAGCCCCGCTGGGATCCCCGACGCCACCGTCGCCCGGCTCCCGCTGTATCTGCGTGCCCTCGACGAGCTCGCCGCCTCCGGGACGGACGTGTGCTCGTCCGAGCACCTCGCCACCGCAGCCGGCGTCAACTCCGCGATCGTCCGCAAGGATCTGTCGCACCTGGGCTCCTACGGCACCCGCGGCGTCGGCTACGACGTCCGCTTCCTGGCCGGTCACATCGCCACCGTCGTCGGGCAGACCCAGCCCTGGCCCGTCGTCATCGTCGGTGCCGGTCACCTCGGCTCGGCCCTGGCCGCCTATCAGGGCTTCGGTGCCCGTGGCGTCAAGGTCGCCGCGGTCGTCGACGCCGACCCGGCCCTCGTCGGCACGGTCGTCGGTGGCCACGAGGTCCGCTCGATCGACGCGCTGACCGACGTCATCGAGTACGGCGAGGTCTCGCTGGCGATCATCTCCACGCCGCCGGCCGCCGCCCAGAGCGTGGCCGATGCGCTCGTCGCCGCCGGCATCACGAGCATCCTGAACTTCGCGCCCACCGCCCTGCAGGTGCCGCCCCACGTCGACCTGCGCCAGGTCGACGTCGCGGCCGAGCTGCAGATCCTGGGCTACCACGCACACCACCGCCGTCAGGCGGACCCGGCCGAGGAGGCGGTTCTCTCATGAGCGAGCGTCAGCGAGTGAACCGACGGCACCGCATGCCGTCGCCCTCCTACCGTTCCTTCCCCACGGGGGTGGCGGCATGAGCGTTCTCGTCGTCGGGCTGTCCCACAAGTCGGCGCCGGTCGACCTGCTCGAGCAGGTCTCCCTCGACACCGATGCGACGGTCAAGCTGTCGCACCAGGCCCTCGAGATCCCGGCCATCACCGAGGCCGCCGTCATCTCCACCTGCAACCGGGTCGAGGTCTACGTCGAGGCCGAGCGCTTCCACGGCTCGGTCGAGGACGTCGCGCAGCTGCTGGCCGACCAGTCCGGCCTGCACCGCGACGCGCTGCTGCCGCACATCTACGTCCACTACGACCAGGCCGCCGTCGCGCACCTGTTCCGCGTGGCTGCCGGCCTGGACTCGATGATCCTGGGCGAGACCCAGATCCTCGGCCAGGTCCGTGAGGCGCTGCACCGCGCCCAGGCCGAGTCCACGATGGGCGCCGGCCTCAACGCGCTGTTCCAGCAGGCCCTGCGCATCGGCAAGCGCGGCCACGCCGAGACCGGCATCGACCGGCTCGCGCCGTCGATCGTCACCGCCGCCCTGGCCGCGGCTTCCGACGCGGTCTCGGCCCCGCAGGCACGGTTCCTCGTCGCCGGCGCGGGCACCATGAGCCGCCTGGCGGTCCGCACCCTGATCGAGAAGGGTGTCGAGCCGTCCCGGATCTGGGTCGCGAACCGCACCTTCCAGCGTGCCGTCGAGCTCGTCGCCAGCCACGGCGTCAGCGCCGTGCGCTGGGAGTCGCTCGACGTCGAGCTGTCCGGTGCCGACGTGCTCCTCACGTGCACGGGCGCCACCGGATTCGTCTTCGACCGTGAGCGGATCGCCCGGGCCACCCCGGACGGCCGCGACATCGCCGTCATCGACCTGGCCCTGCCGCGCGACGTCGCTCCCGACGTGCGGGACCTCCCGAACGTCTCGGTCGTCGACATCGAGGTGCTGGCCGAGCGCGCCGCCGCCGACTCGGTCGCCGAGGACGTCGAGCAGGTCCGCCGCATCGTCCAGTCCGAGGTCGACGCCTTCCTCGCCGGTCGCCAGCAGGCCAAGGTCACCCCGACCGTGGTCGCGCTGCGCACCATGGCCACCGAGGTCGTCAGCGCCGAGACCGCCCGACTGCAGTCGCGGCTCGGCGGCCTCGACGAGGCCCAGTTCGACGAGGTCCGCCGCGCCATGCGCCGGGTCGCCGAGAAGCTCATCCACCAGCCCACCGTGCGCGTCAAGGAACTCGTCGAGGGCCCCGAGAACCTCACCTACGCCGACGCCCTGGCGCACCTGTTCCGGCTGGACCCGGCCGCGGTCAACGCGGTCACCGATCCAGGAGGTGACGCCACATGATCCGTCTGGGAACCCGTGGCAGCCTGCTGGCCACCACGCAGTCGGGCTGGATCGCCGACCGTTTGCGCGAGGCGCACGGCGTCGAGGTCGAGCTCGTCGAGATCTCGACCCTCGGCGACCGCTCGAGCGCTCCGCTGGAGCAGATCGGCGGCACCGGCGTCTTCGTCGCGGCCGTCCGGGAGGCGCTGCTCGAGGGCCGCGTCGACCTGGCCGTGCACTCGCTCAAGGACCTGCCCACCGCGCCGGCCGACGGCCTCACGCTGGCGGCGGTGCCGCAGCGCGAGGACCCGCGCGACGTGCTGATCGCGCGCGACGGGCTCACGCTCGGCGAGCTGCCTCGCGGTGCCCGCGTGGGCACCGGCAGCCCGCGCCGGATCAGCCAGCTCAACGCTCTGGGACTCGGGATCGAGACCGCGCCGCTGCGCGGCAACGTCGACACCCGGATCGGCAAGGTCACCAGCGGCGACCTCGACGCGATCGTGCTGGCTCGCGCCGGTCTGCTGCGGCTGGGCCGCGCCGACGAGGCGACCGAGATCCTCGACCCGATCCAGATGCTGCCCGCTCCCGGCCAGGGAGCCCTCGCTTGTGAGTGCCGTGTCGATGATGACGCGACCACTGCACTGCTCGCCGTGCTCGACGACCCGGACACCCGGGCCGCCGTCACGGCTGAGCGCACCCTCCTCGCCACCCTCGAGGCTGGGTGCACCGCGCCGGTCGGAGCCCTCGCCGACGTCGTCTGGGGGGACGACGGAGACGAACTCTGGCTACGCGCCGTCGTCGGAGATCCCTCCGGCGCACCTGTCATCCGACGATCCGCCGTCGGTTCTCCTGCAGAGGCGGCCGCCCTCGGGCGTCGCCTGGCCCAGGAGATGTTGGCCGACGGCGCCGATCAACTCATGGGATCAGCGACCACCGCATGACCTCCCACTCGCACGAGACTCCGCCACTGATGAAAGCAAGGAAGAGCGTGTCAACCACCTCCGCGATGCCCACGTCCCCCTCGACCCCCGCGACGACCACCCGACCCTCGGTCGGTCGGGTCAGCTTCGTCGGGGCCGGTCCCGGCGACGCCAGCCTCTTGACCGTCCGAGCCGCCGAGCTGCTGGCCGAAGCCGATGTCGTGATCATCGAAGCCCCTGAACAGCAGGCGCTCGTCACGAACGACGCCGAGATCGTCGACGGCGGCACGAACGCCGCCGGCGAGCTCCTCAACCACACCGCCCGAGGCAAGCTCGTCGTCAAGCACGCCAAGACCGGTGCGCACGTCGTGCGCCTCATGGTCGGCGACCCGTTCACCTACGCGACCGGACCCGAGGAGGCGATGGCCTGCGCCAAGGCGGGCATCTCCTTCGAGGTCGTCCCGGGTGTCTCCTCGGTCTCGGCGGTCCCCGCCTACGCCGGGGTGCCGCTGACCGACAAGCAGCACCGTGAGTTCAAGGTCGTCAGCGTCGGCGACGCGAACGTCGACTGGAGCGAGGCCGCGCGTCACGAGACGCTCGTCCTGCTCTCGGCCGTGAACCGCATCGGCGAGGTCGCCACCGGCCTGGTCGCGGCCGGCCGCTCGGCCGAGACGCCCGTCGCGATGACCCGCATGGGCACGACGACGCGTCAGGAGACGGTCGTCTCCACGCTGGCGAACATCGCCGCCGACGCCGCTGCCTCGCAGATGGCGCCGCCCGCGATCATCGTCGTCGGCGAGATCGTCGCGCAGCGCGAGGCGCTGTCGTGGTTCGAGACCAAGCCGCTCTACGGCTGGCGCGTGCTGGTGCCCCGCACCAAGGAGCAGTCGCAGGGTCTCGCGGCGCGGCTGCGCATGTACGGCGCCGTGTCCGAGGAGGTCCCGACCATCTCGGTCGAGCCGCCGCGCAACCCCCAGCAGATGGACAAGGCCGTCCGCGGCCTCGTCGAGGGTCGCTACGAGTGGGTCGCCTTCACCAGCGTCAACGCCGTCAAGGCCGTCCGCGAGAAGTTCGAGGAGTACGGCCTCGACGCCCGTGCCTTCAGCGGCCTGAAGATCGCCGCCGTCGGTGAGAAGACCGCCCAGGCCATCGAGACCTGGGGCATCCGCCCCGACCTCGTGCCGTCGGGCGAGCAGTCCGGCCGCGGACTGCTCGAGGACTGGCCGCCGTTCGACGAGCTGCTCGACCCGATCAACCGGGTCTTCCTGCCGCGCGCCGACATCGCCACCGAGACCCTCGCCGCCGGCCTGGTCGAGCTGGGCTGGGAGGTCGACGACGTCACCGCCTACCGCACCGTCCGGGCCTCGCCGCCGCCGGCGCCGACCCGCGAGGCGATCAAGTCGGGCAAGTTCGACGCCGTGCTCTTCACGTCGAGCTCGACCGTGCGCAACCTGGTCGGCATCGCCGGCAAGCCGCACGCGACGACGATCATCGCCTGCATCGGCCCGGCCACGGCCAAGACGGCCGAGGAGCACGGCCTGCGGGTCGACGTCCTGGCCGAGCACCCGTCCGCCGAGGAGCTGGCCGACGCCCTCGCCCAGTTCGGCGAGCAGCGTCGCGTGCAGTTCCTCGAGGCCGGCGAAGCCGTCCTGCGCCCGTCGCAGAAGAAGCCGTCCTCGCGCCGCAAGGCCTGAGGCCCGTCTGTCGGGTCGGTCTGCCCGGTCACGTGGATTCCCCGCGTGACCGGGCAGACCCCGGCCCCGAAGGAGGCAGCATGATCGAACGTCCTCGCCGGCTGCGGTCGTCCGCGGCCATGCGCCGGCTCGTCCGCGAGACGCGTCTGGCGCCTGCGCAGCTGATCCTGCCGATGTTCGTGGCCGAGGGCGCGTCCGAGCCCCGGCCGATCACGAGCATGCCGGGCGTCGTCCAGCACTCGCGCGAGTCCGCGCGGAAGGCCTACGCCGAGGCCGTCGAGCTCGGTCTCGGCGGCGTCATGCTGTTCGGTGTCCCCGAGCGCAAGGACGCGCAGGGCTCCGGCGCCTGCGACCCGGCAGGCATCCTCAACGTCGCGATCGCCGACGCCCGGGCCGAGGTCGGCGACGACCTGCTCGTGATGAGCGACCTGTGCCTCGACGAGTTCACCGACCACGGCCACTGCGGCGTGCTGGACGACCAGGGCCGCGTCGACAACGACGCGACGCTCGAGATCTACGGTCAGATGGCGGTCGCGCAGGCCCAGGCCGGTGCGCACGTCGTCGCGCCCAGCGGGATGATGGACGGCCAGGTCGCGGTGATCCGCGCCGCCCTGGACGAGGTCGGTCACCTCGACACCGTCGTGCTGGCCTACGCCGCCAAGTACGCCTCGGCCTTCTACGGGCCCTTCCGCGAGGCCGTCGACTCGTCGCTGCAGGGCGACCGGCGGACCTACCAGCAGGATCCCGCCAACCGCCGCGAGGCGCTGCGCGAGACGCTGCTCGACGTCGAGCAGGGCGCCGACATCGTCATGGTGAAGCCGGCGATGTCGTACCTCGACGTGCTCGCGGACGTGCGCGCCGCCGTGGACCTGCCCGTCGCCGCCTACCAGGTGTCCGGCGAGTACGCGATGATCGAGGCCGCCGCGGCCCAGGGCTGGATCGACCGCGATCGCGCCATCGACGAGTCGCTGCTGTCCATCCGCCGGGCGGGCGCCGACATCGTCCTGACCTACTGGGCGGCCGAGGTCGCCCGCCGCCTGACCCGCTGAGCGCATCCACGCAAGGAGCACACATGAGCACCACGGCATCCGAGGCACTGTTCGCCCGGGCGAAGCAGGTCTCGCCCGGTGGGGTGAACTCCCCGGTCCGCGCGTTCCGCGCCGTCGGCGGCACCCCGCGCTTCATGGCCTCCGGGTCGGGCGCCTGGCTGACGGACGCCGACGGCAACCGGTTCGTCGACCTCGTCGGCTCGTGGGGCCCGATGCTGCTCGGGCACGCCCATCCCGAGGTCGTCGAGGCCGTCACGGCCGCCGTCGCGCGCGGCACCAGCTTCGGCACCCCTGCGGAGCCCGAGGTCCTGCTGGCCGAGGAGATCGTCGGCCGCACGCCGGTCGAGCGCGTCCGCATGGTCTCGTCGGGTACCGAGGCCACGATGTCGGCCATCCGGTTGGCCCGCGGGTTCACCGGTCGTGACCGGGTCGTGAAGTTCAGCGGTTGCTACCACGGTCACGTCGACGCCCTGTTGGCCGAGGCCGGCTCGGGCGTCGTCACCCTCGGCATCCCGGGCACGCCCGGTGTCCCGGCCCACGTCACGGCCGACACGATCGTGCTGCCGTACAACGACCCGGCCGCCGTCGACGCGGCGTTCGAGCAGTACGGCGACCAGATCGCGTGCGTCATCACCGAGGCCGCTGCGGGCAACATGGGCGTCGTCCCGCCCCAGCCGGGCTTCAACGCCCACCTCTCGCGCGTCTGCGCCGAGCACGGCGCCCTGTTCATCACCGACGAGGTCATGACCGGCTTCCGCGCGGCTCGCAGCGGGTTCTGGGAGATCGACGGCGCGACCGAGGGCTGGCAACCGGACCTGATGACCTTCGGCAAGGTCATGGGCGGCGGCTTCCCGGCGGCCGCGTTCGGCGGTCGCGCCGAGATCATGGACCTGCTCGCCCCCGTGGGCCCCGTCTACCAGGCCGGAACGCTCTCGGGGAACCCCGTCGCGACCACCGCCGGCCTCACGACCCTGCGGCTGGCCACCCCGGAGGTGTACGAGCGGCTCGCCGCGACGTCGGGGCAGGTCCAGAAGCTCGTGACCGACGCGCTGGCCGAGGCCGGCGTGCCGCACGTCCTGCAGAGCGCGGGCACCATGTTCAGCGTCTTCTGGGGCGTCTCGACGCCCGTGATCGACTTCGCCGGCGCGCAGGCGCAGGACACGGCGGCGTACACCGCGTTCTTCCACGCCATGCTCGACGCGGGGGTCTACCTGCCGCCGAGCGCCTACGAGGCGTGGTTCCTGTCCGCCGCACACGACCCCGAGGTCGACTCCGAACCCCTGTCTAGACTGGCTGAGGCGTTGCCCGCCGCCGCGCGCGCGGCCGCAGCAGCGGTCCGCTGACACGAAGGAACACCAGATGAGCACCCGCACGATCGTCCACCTGATGCGCCACGGCGAGGTCCACAACCCCTCGGGGGTCCTGTACGGACGGCT
Above is a window of Aeromicrobium senzhongii DNA encoding:
- a CDS encoding acyltransferase family protein; this encodes MRPEIQALRAIAVLAVVGFHLWPGRLSGGYIGVDVFFVISGFLITGHLLREVDREDRVDLARFWARRARRLLPAAYLVLLVSAIGVLLWLPAAQWTQNFREIIGSALYVQNWVLAADSVDYLAADGIPSTVQHYWTLSVEEQFYLVWPLLVVAALVVARRTGRARRPVLLAVLATVTLASFVYSLWLTSQHPQLAYFATPARAWQFGAGAVLALLVAADRIRLPRRAAIGASWLGFGVIAVCALAYDESTPFPGTAAIAPVLATLLVIAAGAPSGRLSPTPLMAWRPVQATGDLSYSMYLWHWPPLILLPEILDRELGFGPRVGILVGTFVLAWLTVRFVENPIRFGTRWGLRRPAVTGLASLAAAAVVVAVATYGWQAGDAEEQRAQELTRRVNADMPDCFGAASMPAAGECDNPELATLRVPAGPDVGRDFGGHRECWVVNDETELKSCEFGDATGVPHVVLLGDSHARALLPAFLRLAEIGELTLTTQLKGGCAWSTDLPGRTAVPEVLQTCPAWRENVADWIREHRDDIDLIVTTGYSRNLAGSPQQRARGLSKAWKEATSLGIPVAAVVDNPDHESPPAKCLDRVDAWDETTCAVRREDAFPYGDAFGDAARMTPGAERIDMTDFYCLRDVCPSMIGGVNVYRDGHHFTATFTRSLAPFLWNRITERVGPLVSGDA
- a CDS encoding redox-sensing transcriptional repressor Rex, which encodes MTILRSPAGIPDATVARLPLYLRALDELAASGTDVCSSEHLATAAGVNSAIVRKDLSHLGSYGTRGVGYDVRFLAGHIATVVGQTQPWPVVIVGAGHLGSALAAYQGFGARGVKVAAVVDADPALVGTVVGGHEVRSIDALTDVIEYGEVSLAIISTPPAAAQSVADALVAAGITSILNFAPTALQVPPHVDLRQVDVAAELQILGYHAHHRRQADPAEEAVLS
- a CDS encoding glutamyl-tRNA reductase; translation: MSVLVVGLSHKSAPVDLLEQVSLDTDATVKLSHQALEIPAITEAAVISTCNRVEVYVEAERFHGSVEDVAQLLADQSGLHRDALLPHIYVHYDQAAVAHLFRVAAGLDSMILGETQILGQVREALHRAQAESTMGAGLNALFQQALRIGKRGHAETGIDRLAPSIVTAALAAASDAVSAPQARFLVAGAGTMSRLAVRTLIEKGVEPSRIWVANRTFQRAVELVASHGVSAVRWESLDVELSGADVLLTCTGATGFVFDRERIARATPDGRDIAVIDLALPRDVAPDVRDLPNVSVVDIEVLAERAAADSVAEDVEQVRRIVQSEVDAFLAGRQQAKVTPTVVALRTMATEVVSAETARLQSRLGGLDEAQFDEVRRAMRRVAEKLIHQPTVRVKELVEGPENLTYADALAHLFRLDPAAVNAVTDPGGDAT
- the hemC gene encoding hydroxymethylbilane synthase; translated protein: MIRLGTRGSLLATTQSGWIADRLREAHGVEVELVEISTLGDRSSAPLEQIGGTGVFVAAVREALLEGRVDLAVHSLKDLPTAPADGLTLAAVPQREDPRDVLIARDGLTLGELPRGARVGTGSPRRISQLNALGLGIETAPLRGNVDTRIGKVTSGDLDAIVLARAGLLRLGRADEATEILDPIQMLPAPGQGALACECRVDDDATTALLAVLDDPDTRAAVTAERTLLATLEAGCTAPVGALADVVWGDDGDELWLRAVVGDPSGAPVIRRSAVGSPAEAAALGRRLAQEMLADGADQLMGSATTA
- a CDS encoding uroporphyrinogen-III synthase, producing MPTSPSTPATTTRPSVGRVSFVGAGPGDASLLTVRAAELLAEADVVIIEAPEQQALVTNDAEIVDGGTNAAGELLNHTARGKLVVKHAKTGAHVVRLMVGDPFTYATGPEEAMACAKAGISFEVVPGVSSVSAVPAYAGVPLTDKQHREFKVVSVGDANVDWSEAARHETLVLLSAVNRIGEVATGLVAAGRSAETPVAMTRMGTTTRQETVVSTLANIAADAAASQMAPPAIIVVGEIVAQREALSWFETKPLYGWRVLVPRTKEQSQGLAARLRMYGAVSEEVPTISVEPPRNPQQMDKAVRGLVEGRYEWVAFTSVNAVKAVREKFEEYGLDARAFSGLKIAAVGEKTAQAIETWGIRPDLVPSGEQSGRGLLEDWPPFDELLDPINRVFLPRADIATETLAAGLVELGWEVDDVTAYRTVRASPPPAPTREAIKSGKFDAVLFTSSSTVRNLVGIAGKPHATTIIACIGPATAKTAEEHGLRVDVLAEHPSAEELADALAQFGEQRRVQFLEAGEAVLRPSQKKPSSRRKA
- the hemB gene encoding porphobilinogen synthase — encoded protein: MIERPRRLRSSAAMRRLVRETRLAPAQLILPMFVAEGASEPRPITSMPGVVQHSRESARKAYAEAVELGLGGVMLFGVPERKDAQGSGACDPAGILNVAIADARAEVGDDLLVMSDLCLDEFTDHGHCGVLDDQGRVDNDATLEIYGQMAVAQAQAGAHVVAPSGMMDGQVAVIRAALDEVGHLDTVVLAYAAKYASAFYGPFREAVDSSLQGDRRTYQQDPANRREALRETLLDVEQGADIVMVKPAMSYLDVLADVRAAVDLPVAAYQVSGEYAMIEAAAAQGWIDRDRAIDESLLSIRRAGADIVLTYWAAEVARRLTR
- the hemL gene encoding glutamate-1-semialdehyde 2,1-aminomutase translates to MSTTASEALFARAKQVSPGGVNSPVRAFRAVGGTPRFMASGSGAWLTDADGNRFVDLVGSWGPMLLGHAHPEVVEAVTAAVARGTSFGTPAEPEVLLAEEIVGRTPVERVRMVSSGTEATMSAIRLARGFTGRDRVVKFSGCYHGHVDALLAEAGSGVVTLGIPGTPGVPAHVTADTIVLPYNDPAAVDAAFEQYGDQIACVITEAAAGNMGVVPPQPGFNAHLSRVCAEHGALFITDEVMTGFRAARSGFWEIDGATEGWQPDLMTFGKVMGGGFPAAAFGGRAEIMDLLAPVGPVYQAGTLSGNPVATTAGLTTLRLATPEVYERLAATSGQVQKLVTDALAEAGVPHVLQSAGTMFSVFWGVSTPVIDFAGAQAQDTAAYTAFFHAMLDAGVYLPPSAYEAWFLSAAHDPEVDSEPLSRLAEALPAAARAAAAAVR